Proteins encoded in a region of the Thermoanaerobaculia bacterium genome:
- a CDS encoding 3',5'-cyclic-nucleotide phosphodiesterase, whose product MITRGKAKKRLRIRVVGPYGGSAPNCRMTTFLINGTTALDAGALTPVLSLAEQRRIDRVVVTHAHFDHVATLPFFFENVFGRRTPIEIAAPAPVLSALRRHLFNDALWPDFTRLPSRRRATVRFRPIGPGKEYRAAGLSFRPVKVNHIVPTFGYLVSADSGSVLFSGDTGPTAALWKAADSADDLKAIFLEVSFSNAQEAVARVSKHMIPRYLKAELAKTAQDVPVYLYHMKPPSAAAIRREVKALKMPRLRFLEEGQILRF is encoded by the coding sequence TTGATCACGCGGGGAAAAGCGAAGAAACGCCTCCGGATACGTGTCGTCGGGCCCTACGGCGGCTCGGCTCCGAACTGCCGGATGACGACGTTTCTCATCAACGGGACGACCGCGCTCGACGCCGGCGCGCTCACGCCCGTCCTCTCGTTGGCGGAGCAGCGCCGGATCGACCGGGTGGTCGTCACGCACGCGCACTTCGACCACGTCGCGACCCTGCCTTTCTTCTTCGAGAACGTCTTCGGCCGGCGCACGCCGATCGAGATCGCCGCCCCGGCTCCCGTGCTCTCGGCGCTGCGGCGGCACCTCTTCAACGACGCGCTCTGGCCCGACTTCACGCGGCTCCCCTCGCGCCGCCGGGCGACGGTCCGCTTCCGTCCGATCGGTCCGGGAAAGGAGTACCGCGCCGCCGGGCTCTCGTTCCGGCCGGTGAAGGTCAACCACATCGTCCCGACGTTCGGCTACCTCGTGTCGGCCGACTCCGGCTCCGTGCTCTTCTCCGGAGACACCGGGCCCACCGCCGCGCTCTGGAAGGCCGCCGATTCGGCCGACGACCTCAAGGCGATCTTTCTCGAGGTCTCGTTCTCGAACGCCCAGGAGGCGGTGGCCCGCGTTTCGAAGCACATGATCCCGCGGTATCTCAAAGCCGAGCTCGCCAAGACCGCGCAGGACGTGCCGGTCTACCTGTACCACATGAAGCCGCCGTCGGCCGCCGCGATCCGGCGCGAGGTGAAGGCGCTGAAGATGCCGCGGCTGCGGTTCCTCGAAGAGGGCCAGATCCTGCGGTTCTAG
- the pdxT gene encoding pyridoxal 5'-phosphate synthase glutaminase subunit PdxT: protein MVGARRERLAHPTPVPSPRGEGWRSAAKAAPVGVLAIQGDFARHADALARAGVESREIRRPEELASVSGLVLPGGESTTYLKFFEREPGWREALTEFAESGKPVLATCAGLILLASRVENPPQPSLGVLDVDVVRNAYGRQLDSFVGTATGEDGAAIEAVFIRAPKIARVGPGVEVLAREGEDPVLVRRENVYGATFHPELSDEPSLHRRIFAG from the coding sequence ATGGTAGGCGCGAGGCGCGAGCGCCTCGCGCACCCTACCCCCGTCCCCTCCCCACGTGGGGAGGGGTGGCGGAGCGCCGCGAAAGCGGCGCCCGTCGGCGTGCTGGCGATTCAGGGAGATTTCGCGCGCCACGCGGACGCCCTGGCTCGCGCCGGGGTCGAGAGCCGCGAGATCCGCCGGCCGGAGGAGCTCGCGTCCGTCTCCGGCCTCGTGCTTCCGGGCGGTGAATCGACGACGTACCTGAAATTCTTCGAGCGCGAGCCCGGATGGCGCGAGGCCCTCACCGAGTTCGCCGAAAGCGGAAAGCCCGTGCTCGCGACCTGCGCGGGGCTCATCCTGCTCGCCTCCCGGGTCGAGAACCCTCCGCAGCCGTCGCTCGGCGTGCTCGACGTGGACGTCGTGCGGAATGCCTATGGCCGCCAGCTCGATTCGTTCGTGGGGACCGCGACCGGCGAGGATGGCGCCGCGATCGAGGCGGTCTTCATCCGGGCGCCGAAGATCGCGCGCGTCGGACCGGGCGTCGAGGTCCTCGCCCGGGAAGGTGAGGATCCCGTCCTGGTCAGGAGGGAAAACGTCTACGGCGCGACGTTCCACCCGGAGCTCTCCGACGAGCCGTCGCTCCACCGACGGATCTTCGCCGGATGA
- a CDS encoding tetratricopeptide repeat protein has translation MRNSIGLALAVALLLSACASGRAKEPAPAKELRYGARMARLGFWQEARFRFQKVVDREPNNARARNDLAVALEANGDFPAAFEQYKKAVSLDSADKSIRRNYTRFAEFYTAYTKKVGKVSSAP, from the coding sequence TTGAGGAACTCGATCGGGCTCGCTCTGGCCGTTGCGCTCCTGCTCTCCGCGTGCGCCTCGGGACGCGCGAAGGAGCCGGCGCCGGCGAAGGAGCTCCGCTACGGTGCGCGCATGGCGCGCCTCGGGTTCTGGCAGGAGGCCCGTTTCCGTTTCCAGAAGGTCGTCGACCGGGAGCCGAACAACGCCCGCGCCCGCAACGATCTCGCCGTCGCGCTCGAAGCCAACGGCGATTTCCCCGCCGCGTTCGAGCAGTACAAGAAGGCCGTGTCGCTCGATTCGGCCGACAAGAGCATCCGCCGGAACTACACGCGATTCGCGGAGTTCTACACCGCCTACACGAAGAAGGTCGGGAAGGTGAGCTCTGCTCCGTAA
- the pdxS gene encoding pyridoxal 5'-phosphate synthase lyase subunit PdxS, protein METKEDFRLKVGLAEMLKGGVIMDVVNAEQARIAEDAGAVAVMALERVPADIRKEGGVARMSPVSKVREIQQAVSIPVMAKCRIGHIAEARILEALKVDFIDESEVLTPADEENHVYKHDFRVPFVCGCRNLGEALRRIGEGAAMIRTKGEAGTGDIVHAVKHLRQVNREMKMLTMLTRDELMSEAKRLGAPFELVLEVAQKGTLPVPNFAAGGIATPADAALCMMLGAEAVFVGSGIFKSSDPAVRAAAIVKATTHWKDADALIEASAELGEAMKGLDAAALPESERLQTRGW, encoded by the coding sequence ATGGAGACCAAGGAAGATTTCCGGTTGAAGGTGGGGCTCGCCGAGATGTTGAAGGGCGGCGTCATCATGGACGTCGTCAACGCGGAACAGGCGCGAATCGCCGAAGACGCGGGCGCCGTCGCCGTGATGGCGCTCGAGCGCGTCCCCGCCGACATCCGCAAGGAAGGCGGGGTCGCGCGGATGTCGCCGGTGTCGAAGGTTCGGGAGATCCAGCAGGCCGTCTCGATCCCGGTCATGGCGAAATGCCGCATCGGCCACATCGCCGAAGCCCGGATCCTGGAGGCCCTGAAGGTGGATTTCATCGACGAGTCGGAAGTCCTCACTCCCGCCGACGAGGAGAACCACGTCTACAAACACGACTTCCGCGTGCCGTTCGTCTGCGGGTGCCGCAACCTCGGCGAGGCGCTGCGCCGGATCGGCGAAGGCGCCGCGATGATCCGGACGAAAGGGGAGGCGGGGACGGGCGACATCGTCCACGCCGTCAAGCATCTCCGGCAGGTCAACCGCGAGATGAAGATGCTCACCATGCTCACGCGCGACGAGCTGATGTCGGAAGCCAAGCGTCTGGGCGCGCCGTTCGAGCTCGTGCTCGAGGTCGCGCAGAAGGGAACCCTGCCGGTGCCCAACTTCGCCGCCGGCGGCATCGCGACTCCGGCGGACGCGGCGCTGTGCATGATGCTCGGCGCGGAGGCGGTTTTCGTGGGCTCGGGGATCTTCAAGTCGTCCGACCCGGCCGTCCGCGCGGCGGCGATCGTGAAGGCGACGACCCACTGGAAGGACGCCGACGCGCTCATCGAGGCTTCGGCCGAGCTCGGCGAGGCGATGAAAGGCCTCGACGCGGCCGCGCTTCCGGAATCGGAGCGGCTGCAGACCCGCGGATGGTAG
- the dprA gene encoding DNA-processing protein DprA, translating to MPVAETARLALAWSKIPGLSLRRFWKACDAAGGWRELVGGEPSRWAGVVRSETAARLLARPFDVDVSAEVAAAERSGFRLLNPFEGAYPALLREIPDAPLVLWAAGDPERLALPAVAIVGARAATRYGREVAARIAADLSLAGVCIVSGMARGVDAAAHAAAIGNPGGTIAVLGSGVDVPYPKENAELWRRIAADGLVLSEQPPGTRPLPANFPVRNRVIAGMASGIVVVEAARRSGSLITARLANDFGRDVFAVPGSIRSESSDGCHALLRDGAILCRGAEDVLTELFPSVGTRPVESGPAAGLEGEAARVVAAMAGDEAWDADDLAEATQIPTSSLLAILFDLEARGVLRCLPGGLYALAGGGRP from the coding sequence ATGCCCGTCGCCGAAACCGCGCGCCTCGCCCTCGCCTGGTCGAAGATCCCGGGGCTGTCGCTTCGCCGGTTCTGGAAGGCGTGCGACGCCGCGGGCGGATGGCGCGAGCTCGTCGGCGGGGAGCCTTCGCGGTGGGCGGGTGTTGTTCGCTCGGAAACGGCGGCCCGGCTGCTCGCCCGGCCGTTCGACGTCGATGTCTCGGCGGAGGTCGCCGCCGCCGAGCGATCGGGATTCCGCCTGCTCAACCCGTTCGAGGGCGCGTACCCGGCGCTCCTGCGCGAGATCCCCGACGCGCCGCTCGTCCTCTGGGCCGCGGGCGATCCGGAGCGCCTGGCGCTTCCCGCCGTGGCGATCGTCGGGGCGCGCGCGGCGACGCGGTACGGCCGGGAAGTGGCCGCGCGCATCGCCGCCGACCTCTCCCTTGCCGGCGTGTGCATCGTCTCCGGTATGGCGCGGGGGGTCGATGCGGCGGCCCACGCGGCCGCCATCGGGAATCCCGGAGGGACGATCGCGGTTCTGGGATCGGGAGTCGACGTCCCTTATCCGAAGGAGAATGCCGAGCTGTGGAGGCGGATCGCCGCCGACGGGCTCGTCCTTTCGGAGCAGCCGCCGGGGACGAGGCCGCTGCCGGCGAATTTCCCGGTGCGCAACCGGGTGATCGCCGGGATGGCGTCGGGAATCGTGGTGGTCGAGGCGGCGCGGCGGAGCGGGTCGCTCATCACGGCGCGGCTCGCCAACGACTTCGGGCGGGACGTCTTCGCGGTCCCCGGCTCGATCCGCTCGGAATCGTCGGACGGGTGCCATGCCCTCCTTCGGGACGGCGCGATCCTCTGCCGGGGCGCCGAAGACGTCCTGACGGAGCTCTTCCCGTCGGTGGGAACGCGCCCGGTCGAAAGCGGCCCGGCGGCGGGTCTCGAGGGGGAGGCGGCGCGGGTCGTCGCCGCGATGGCCGGGGACGAAGCGTGGGACGCCGACGACCTCGCGGAGGCCACGCAGATCCCGACATCCTCGCTGCTCGCGATCCTTTTCGACCTCGAGGCGAGGGGGGTGCTCCGATGCCTTCCGGGGGGGCTCTACGCCCTCGCCGGGGGCGGGAGGCCTTGA
- a CDS encoding PLP-dependent aminotransferase family protein has product MSQLVHDLYTPVQPADLRPLPEQVADQIRALIARGTLRDGDRLPATRELAERLGVNRGVLLKAIRALEQEGALRARVGSGITVVATEREGVGRWEPSFSSAIQRVSESDGSPSREPIVADFSRLAPDDRYFPYDRFAELLAETGRRNRELWQYADPHGLPELRAEIARRLAETTGAPWTDENVLVTSGAQQGLDLLFKAFVDPGDLVAVESPTYPGIIPLLRFYGARVAELPVDGARRDLSALSGRSVKLVYVMPERHNPTGVTMDAEGRRRFLEAARATGAVIVEDGYDAPTSGLPSLSAAEPERVATLGSFSKELVPGFRLGWIAADRRIVRAVALAKQATDLQTPLPIQAAVRAFLAEGADREVRARRAEETQARRRALAAALARVLPEIPYLGGTPGQSLFWLLLPAGTSGREAARRARENGVAVSPGIDFDPLGRDVAAIRLSVSRVPAEAILEGVARLARALWQRESRPAGPVAIPTI; this is encoded by the coding sequence AGCAGGTGGCGGATCAGATTCGCGCGTTGATCGCCCGGGGGACCCTGCGGGACGGCGATCGCCTTCCGGCCACCCGGGAGCTCGCCGAGAGACTTGGCGTCAACCGGGGGGTGCTGCTGAAGGCGATCCGGGCCCTCGAGCAGGAGGGCGCCCTTCGCGCGCGCGTGGGGAGCGGAATCACGGTCGTCGCGACGGAGAGGGAGGGCGTCGGTCGATGGGAGCCCTCGTTCTCCTCGGCGATCCAAAGAGTCTCGGAATCGGATGGTTCCCCCTCCCGCGAGCCGATCGTCGCCGACTTTTCCCGCCTGGCCCCCGACGACCGCTACTTCCCGTACGACCGTTTCGCCGAGCTCCTCGCCGAGACGGGGCGCCGAAACCGCGAGCTGTGGCAGTACGCGGATCCCCACGGCCTTCCGGAGCTCCGCGCGGAGATCGCGCGGCGTTTGGCGGAGACGACGGGAGCGCCCTGGACGGACGAGAACGTGCTCGTCACGTCCGGGGCCCAGCAGGGGCTCGACCTCCTCTTCAAGGCGTTCGTCGACCCGGGCGACCTGGTGGCCGTCGAGTCGCCGACCTATCCCGGGATCATCCCGCTCCTGCGGTTCTACGGCGCCCGCGTCGCCGAGCTCCCCGTCGACGGCGCCCGCCGCGACCTCTCGGCGCTGTCGGGCCGCTCGGTCAAGCTCGTCTACGTCATGCCCGAGCGGCACAATCCGACCGGGGTCACGATGGACGCGGAGGGCCGACGCCGTTTCCTCGAAGCGGCCCGCGCGACCGGGGCGGTGATCGTCGAGGACGGGTACGACGCGCCGACCTCGGGGCTGCCGTCGCTTTCCGCGGCCGAGCCGGAACGCGTCGCGACCCTCGGCTCGTTCTCGAAGGAGCTCGTTCCCGGGTTCCGGCTCGGGTGGATCGCCGCCGACCGCCGCATCGTGCGGGCGGTCGCGCTCGCCAAGCAGGCGACCGACCTCCAGACGCCGCTTCCGATCCAGGCGGCCGTGCGCGCATTCCTGGCCGAGGGAGCGGACCGCGAAGTTCGCGCGCGCCGGGCGGAAGAGACGCAAGCGCGTCGGCGCGCTCTCGCCGCGGCGCTCGCGCGCGTGCTCCCGGAGATCCCGTATCTCGGCGGCACGCCCGGGCAGTCGCTCTTCTGGCTGCTCCTTCCGGCCGGGACGAGCGGCCGGGAGGCGGCGCGCCGCGCGCGCGAGAACGGGGTGGCGGTTTCCCCCGGAATCGATTTCGATCCGCTGGGCCGCGACGTCGCGGCGATTCGGCTTTCGGTCTCCCGCGTTCCGGCGGAGGCCATTCTCGAGGGCGTCGCGCGTCTCGCGCGGGCGTTGTGGCAACGGGAATCCCGTCCGGCGGGGCCGGTCGCGATTCCGACGATCTGA
- a CDS encoding arylamine N-acetyltransferase, with protein sequence MNADEVLEALGLARRLPDVRYLSDLFDAFNRTVPFESASKIVRNAGVVGIAEKPRLPEVFWADHLESGTGGTCFARVAAFAALSEALGFRPAKILGGIMGPRNHASALYELDGRTWLADPGYPLPRLIPLETSAFDTPTGSCEFEVSGGSAVLRFVSGPEYGRVIDFSFDPASEDEFRAAWEKTFSKTSLFLKEVVLRRPDAHRVLRYFRGAVDVTDAYSRARIPLLAGRAEKLSELFGIDRAVLARAFAIAGDPGPERAAARIEAYAEDAQAERRFAALATPEGYRRFLTGLGEADVERTGDGRWRAVIRPESGAPLVEEVEVGPEDVILARRSSGLAETGFALERSAGAPRLVRFADLPDAREEFLSNDMGRGRIAGILAMDLLALSRLWAKFEIRSTKSETNRKI encoded by the coding sequence ATGAACGCCGACGAGGTGCTCGAGGCGCTCGGTCTCGCCCGGCGCCTTCCGGACGTCCGGTATCTCTCGGATCTCTTCGACGCGTTCAACCGGACCGTCCCGTTCGAATCGGCGTCGAAGATCGTGCGAAACGCCGGCGTCGTGGGGATCGCCGAAAAGCCGCGCCTCCCGGAAGTCTTCTGGGCCGACCACCTCGAGTCCGGAACGGGAGGCACCTGTTTTGCGCGTGTCGCGGCGTTCGCCGCGCTCTCGGAGGCGCTCGGATTCCGGCCGGCGAAGATCCTGGGCGGGATCATGGGGCCGCGAAACCACGCCTCCGCCCTGTACGAGCTCGATGGGCGAACCTGGCTCGCCGATCCCGGCTATCCGCTTCCCCGGCTGATCCCGCTCGAGACGTCCGCCTTCGACACGCCGACCGGATCGTGCGAGTTCGAAGTGTCCGGCGGCTCGGCCGTGCTCCGGTTCGTCTCGGGCCCCGAATACGGACGGGTGATCGACTTCTCGTTCGATCCGGCTTCGGAGGACGAGTTCCGCGCCGCGTGGGAGAAGACGTTCTCGAAGACCTCCCTGTTCCTGAAGGAAGTCGTGCTGCGCCGCCCGGACGCGCACCGGGTCCTGCGCTACTTCCGCGGCGCGGTCGACGTCACCGACGCGTACTCCCGCGCCCGCATTCCTCTGCTCGCGGGACGCGCCGAAAAGCTGTCGGAGCTTTTCGGGATCGACCGCGCGGTCCTCGCGCGCGCCTTCGCGATCGCGGGAGATCCGGGTCCCGAGCGGGCGGCCGCGCGAATCGAAGCGTATGCCGAGGACGCGCAAGCCGAGCGCCGGTTCGCCGCGCTCGCGACCCCCGAGGGCTACCGCCGGTTCCTGACGGGGCTCGGAGAGGCGGATGTCGAGCGCACGGGCGACGGCCGGTGGCGGGCGGTGATCCGGCCCGAATCCGGCGCCCCCCTCGTCGAGGAGGTCGAGGTCGGGCCCGAGGACGTCATCCTCGCGCGCCGGTCGAGCGGACTCGCCGAAACGGGGTTCGCGCTCGAACGGAGCGCGGGCGCGCCGCGCCTCGTCCGATTCGCCGATCTCCCCGACGCGCGGGAAGAGTTCCTGAGCAACGACATGGGGCGCGGGAGGATCGCGGGGATACTCGCGATGGACCTCCTGGCACTTAGCCGGCTCTGGGCGAAATTCGAAATCCGAAGCACCAAATCCGAAACAAACCGGAAAATCTAA